In Alligator mississippiensis isolate rAllMis1 chromosome 10, rAllMis1, whole genome shotgun sequence, one DNA window encodes the following:
- the WWOX gene encoding WW domain-containing oxidoreductase isoform X9, producing MAALKYAGLEDTDSEEELPPGWEERTTRDGWVYYANHLEEKTQWEHPKSGKRKRVAGDLPYGWEQETDENGQVYFVDHINKRTTYLDPRLAFTVEENPVKPTTRQKYDGNSTAMEILQGCDLSGKVVIVTGANSGIEQLHLLPHFVCWNYMTEPLSYITAPLLPLSYVAKSTSKRSASFELGRSVLILFKWSLLKTKRLLFQEVTQCCANPKAFTSHFCILYCLFSSIYLFLSLHQKKLFKDELHHSSIKFSSQHPEVTLKCNKTFPHCIIKLIIPTLHSQKDRGSGRDAKNQTPLCSRLCPHIFVLQIVSSVGQESGLSYSVKCLAYILDTTLFV from the exons ATGGCGGCGCTGAAGTACGCGGGGCTGGAGGACACGGACAGCGAGGAGGAGCTGCCGCCCGGCTGGGAGGAGCGCACCACCAGGGACGGCTGGGTGTACTACGCCAA tcaTCTGGAAGAGAAAACCCAATGGGAGCATCCTAAATCGGGCAAAAGGAAACGAGTTGCAGGAG ATCTGCCATATGGATGGGAGCAGGAAACGGATGAAAATGGCCAAGTCTACTTTGTGGA ccATATAAACAAAAGGACCACATACCTTGACCCGAGACTGGCATTTACAGTGGAAGAGAATCCTGTCAAACCTACAACTAGACAGAAATATGATGGAAACAGTACTGCAATGGAGATACTTCAGGGTTGTGATTTGAGTGGAAAAGTGGTCATCGTCACTGGAGCAAATTCAGGAATAG AACAACTCCATCTCCTGCCTCACTTTGTATGTTGGAACTACATGACGGAGCCTTTGAGTTACATAACagctccccttctccctctttcctACGTAGCTAAAAGCACGTCTAAAAGGTCTGCCAGTTTTGAACTTGGGAGGTCGGTACTTATTCTGTTCAAATGGAGCCTTCTTAAAACAAAAAGGCTCTTGTTTCAGGAGGTAACCCAATGCTGTGCAAATCCCAAAGCCTTCACTTCACACTTCTGCATCCTCTATTGCTTGTTCTCCAGCATCTatctctttctttccttgcaCCAGAAGAAACTCTTTAAAGATGAACTGCATCACTCCAGTATTAAATTCTCTTCCCAGCACCCTGAAGTGACACTGAAATGTAATAAAACTTTTCCTCACTGCATAATTAAACTAATCATTCCTACTTTGCATTCCCAAAAGGACAGAGGTTCAGGGAGAGATGCCAAAAATCAAACACCCTTGTGTTCCAGGCTTTGCCCACACATTTTTGTACTACAGATTGTAAGCTCTGTAGGGCAGGAGTCTGGTTTATCATATTCTGTAAAATGCCTAGCATACATTTTAGACACTACACTGTTTGTgtaa